From one Bacteroidetes bacterium SB0662_bin_6 genomic stretch:
- a CDS encoding PorV/PorQ family protein translates to MIAGRWFFCASLFAALFTAAPAEGQNVVSYGADFLATGAGGRALGMGGAHIALAEDVSAGYWNPAGLSRTVFPEVEYMHAERFAGIVSFDYGAVTWPVNARSTLGASFFRSGVNDIKNTLDAWDPERNQPRPHAEEHISSFSAADAAFFLSYARLVRTNLAAGVSAKIIRRSIGDFANAWGYSFDVGGLYRRGNFIVGANLQDAAGMRQSWNVNRDLLSNIQDVFGQTLPEGGVETVLPLLRLGSGYVLNFGVHHITLGLDVDMAFEGRQAYALHTGGVSYHPRLGVEYGFRNVMALRAGLTDILQSEREGWDAAPTVGAGLHLGRLAINYGFGNFAGLASDLGYTHRISARVVLARAAWRRAAE, encoded by the coding sequence ATGATCGCAGGCCGATGGTTTTTTTGTGCAAGCCTTTTTGCAGCCCTGTTTACGGCGGCGCCCGCCGAGGGACAGAATGTGGTTAGCTATGGAGCGGATTTTCTTGCAACCGGCGCAGGCGGGCGGGCGCTGGGTATGGGAGGAGCCCATATTGCGCTGGCGGAAGATGTGAGCGCAGGCTACTGGAATCCCGCCGGTCTCAGCCGGACGGTGTTTCCCGAAGTGGAATACATGCATGCCGAGCGCTTTGCAGGGATCGTTTCGTTCGATTACGGGGCGGTGACATGGCCTGTCAATGCTCGCTCGACGCTGGGCGCCTCGTTCTTCCGAAGCGGGGTGAACGATATAAAAAACACGCTGGATGCGTGGGACCCTGAGCGCAACCAGCCCCGACCTCATGCCGAAGAACACATTTCCAGTTTTTCGGCGGCGGATGCGGCGTTCTTCCTGAGCTATGCCCGCCTTGTACGTACGAACCTTGCTGCCGGCGTGAGCGCGAAGATCATCCGTCGAAGCATCGGCGATTTTGCCAATGCCTGGGGGTACAGCTTCGATGTAGGGGGATTGTACCGGCGCGGAAATTTCATCGTGGGGGCCAATTTGCAGGACGCTGCCGGTATGAGGCAATCCTGGAACGTGAATCGGGACCTCCTTTCCAACATCCAGGATGTTTTTGGTCAAACGCTTCCCGAGGGCGGCGTGGAGACCGTGCTGCCGCTTCTGCGGCTCGGATCGGGGTATGTCCTGAACTTCGGGGTGCATCATATCACTCTCGGTCTGGATGTGGATATGGCTTTTGAGGGGCGGCAAGCCTATGCGCTGCACACAGGAGGAGTATCGTATCATCCCCGCCTGGGCGTGGAATACGGTTTTAGGAACGTCATGGCGCTGCGCGCAGGACTTACCGATATTCTCCAATCCGAGCGAGAGGGCTGGGATGCCGCCCCGACGGTAGGAGCGGGCTTGCATTTAGGCCGACTGGCTATCAATTACGGGTTTGGCAATTTTGCGGGTCTTGCCTCCGATCTCGGCTATACCCACCGCATATCGGCCCGAGTCGTCCTGGCGCGTGCGGCATGGCGGCGCGCCGCCGAATGA
- the phoU gene encoding phosphate signaling complex protein PhoU, protein MAIPAQSSRQLDEELAVLRQLLSDMSELVEEQVANAINAVSSNDLELARQVRAKDDDVDRLELEVDYQCERILALFTPVAVDLRFIISAVKINTDLERVGDHAKNLAKHVCLTGLSTELVAETNIREMADEVRWMLRNAHEAFFRKDQVLARQIIAYDQRVDRLYEKMITTTGRLIRTYSDQADEIIHLVHIGKSVERMADHAKNIGKVVVFLVEGVDIRHQSVDRNPDRSISQAT, encoded by the coding sequence ATGGCGATACCCGCACAATCAAGTCGGCAACTCGACGAAGAGTTGGCGGTTCTCCGCCAGTTGCTTTCCGACATGTCGGAACTGGTTGAGGAACAGGTAGCCAATGCCATTAATGCGGTGTCCAGCAACGATCTGGAGTTAGCCCGGCAGGTGCGGGCGAAGGATGACGATGTGGACCGGCTCGAACTGGAAGTGGATTACCAGTGCGAGCGCATTCTCGCCTTGTTTACCCCTGTGGCAGTCGATCTGCGGTTCATTATTTCGGCGGTCAAGATCAATACGGACCTGGAGCGGGTAGGCGATCACGCCAAAAATCTCGCCAAGCACGTGTGCCTTACCGGTCTTTCCACCGAGTTGGTGGCGGAGACGAACATTCGGGAAATGGCGGACGAGGTACGCTGGATGCTGCGAAATGCGCACGAGGCTTTTTTCCGGAAAGATCAGGTCCTGGCGCGTCAAATCATAGCGTACGACCAACGTGTGGATCGGCTGTACGAAAAAATGATTACTACGACCGGGCGGCTCATTCGGACTTATTCCGACCAGGCCGATGAAATTATCCACCTCGTTCATATCGGCAAGTCGGTCGAACGCATGGCCGATCATGCAAAAAACATTGGCAAAGTCGTCGTATTTCTGGTGGAAGGTGTGGATATACGGCACCAGAGTGTGGACCGTAATCCGGACCGGAGCATATCGCAGGCGACATAA
- the pstB gene encoding phosphate ABC transporter ATP-binding protein: protein MTNGKSVPKDAKVRVENLDFWYGTNHVLKNILLDVQANEVTALIGPSGCGKSTLLRCFNRMNELIPGARLEGSVLIDGRDIYRNADPVMVRRRIGMVFQKPNPFPKTIYENVIWGARVNGYKGNEAELVEECLRKAALWDEVKDRLNAHAYGLSGGQQQRLCIARTLAVAPDVVLMDEPASALDPIATAKLEETILQLKERYTIIIVTHNMQQAGRISDRTAFFYLGELVEVDATDQLFTRPARKRTEDYITGRFG, encoded by the coding sequence ATGACCAACGGGAAATCCGTGCCGAAGGACGCCAAGGTGCGTGTCGAGAACCTTGATTTCTGGTACGGCACGAACCATGTGCTTAAGAATATTTTACTGGATGTCCAGGCCAATGAAGTGACCGCACTCATTGGCCCCTCCGGTTGCGGGAAAAGCACGCTTTTGCGTTGTTTTAACCGGATGAACGAGCTTATTCCGGGCGCCCGTCTCGAAGGCAGCGTACTTATTGACGGGCGGGATATTTATCGGAATGCGGACCCGGTCATGGTTCGCCGGCGCATCGGGATGGTGTTTCAGAAGCCCAATCCGTTTCCCAAGACCATTTACGAAAATGTGATCTGGGGCGCGCGCGTCAACGGCTACAAAGGCAATGAAGCCGAACTTGTGGAGGAATGTCTCCGGAAAGCGGCGCTATGGGACGAAGTGAAGGACCGGCTCAATGCGCATGCCTACGGCCTGAGCGGGGGACAACAGCAGCGTTTATGCATTGCCCGTACGCTGGCTGTCGCGCCGGATGTCGTGTTGATGGACGAGCCGGCGAGCGCGCTCGACCCGATCGCCACGGCCAAACTGGAGGAAACGATTCTGCAACTGAAGGAACGCTATACGATCATTATCGTTACCCATAATATGCAACAGGCCGGGAGGATTAGCGACCGTACCGCATTTTTCTATCTGGGTGAATTGGTTGAGGTCGATGCCACCGACCAGCTTTTCACCCGCCCGGCACGGAAACGGACGGAAGATTATATCACCGGCAGGTTCGGTTAG
- the pstA gene encoding phosphate ABC transporter permease PstA, which produces MAPSQQYDERLEKRRRRGLIFSSLLFVATVSGLVVLITLIVDVVVQGGQWLDWGFLTSFPSRIPERAGIKSAIVGSIWMILLTAGISVPIGVASALYLEEYAPRGWFLKLIQININNLAGIPSVVYGILGLTLFVRFFALGRSLLAGALTMALLILPIIVISAQEALRAIPLGIRESAFALGATRRQVIWSHLLPMSAPSIMTGVILALSRAIGETAPLIMIGALTFIAFLPTSVLDPFTVLPIQIFNWTARPQADFQGLAAAGIIILMIVLFLMNLSAILLRNHFEKYRLR; this is translated from the coding sequence GTGGCCCCCTCGCAACAATATGACGAACGTCTTGAGAAACGGCGCCGCAGGGGGCTGATTTTCAGTAGTTTGCTGTTTGTGGCCACGGTGTCGGGACTGGTGGTGCTCATTACGCTGATTGTGGATGTCGTTGTTCAGGGGGGACAATGGCTCGACTGGGGATTTTTGACCAGTTTCCCCTCGCGTATCCCGGAACGGGCCGGCATCAAGTCGGCTATTGTCGGTTCCATATGGATGATTTTGCTCACGGCGGGTATCTCGGTGCCCATCGGGGTGGCGTCGGCCCTGTACCTTGAAGAGTATGCGCCCCGCGGCTGGTTTCTGAAACTGATCCAGATCAATATCAATAACCTTGCGGGCATTCCCTCGGTGGTCTACGGCATTCTGGGCCTGACGCTCTTCGTGCGCTTCTTTGCTCTCGGGCGTAGCCTGCTTGCAGGCGCCTTGACCATGGCGTTGTTGATTTTGCCCATCATCGTCATCAGCGCCCAGGAGGCGTTGCGCGCCATTCCTTTGGGTATTCGGGAGAGCGCCTTTGCGCTTGGCGCTACGCGCCGGCAGGTCATCTGGAGTCATCTTTTACCCATGTCGGCTCCGAGCATCATGACCGGAGTGATTCTTGCATTGAGCCGGGCTATCGGGGAAACGGCGCCCCTCATTATGATCGGCGCCCTGACATTCATCGCGTTCCTTCCCACCAGTGTGCTGGACCCGTTTACGGTGTTGCCGATACAGATATTCAACTGGACGGCGCGTCCGCAGGCGGATTTTCAGGGATTGGCCGCAGCAGGCATCATTATCCTGATGATTGTGCTTTTTCTTATGAATCTGAGCGCGATTCTGCTGCGGAATCATTTCGAGAAATACCGGTTGAGATAA
- the pstC gene encoding phosphate ABC transporter permease subunit PstC, with protein sequence MTGSQHVSKGSFARMHGGEDLSVNLFRSPKERAVEYALGFCTLLSALTTLGIAAVLIFESLNFFAEVSIIEFLTETRWTPQFTEKHFGIWPLLSGTLLITVIAALVALPIGLMSAIFIAEYAPSRVRKVLKPGLELLAGIPTVVYGYFALTFMTPLLQNFIPGLNIYNALSAGIVVGVMIIPMVSSLSEDAIRAVPRSLAEGAYALGATRIEVVLRVMVPGAISGIMASFILALSRAVGETMIVTLAAGAMPNLTANPTESVQTMTAFIVNVSLGDTPQGTVEFYSLFAVGLVLFLMTLSMNFLANLIIRKYRERY encoded by the coding sequence ATGACCGGTTCACAGCACGTGTCAAAAGGATCGTTCGCAAGGATGCACGGTGGTGAGGACCTGTCCGTCAACCTGTTTCGCAGCCCGAAAGAACGGGCGGTCGAATATGCATTGGGCTTCTGCACGCTGCTCAGTGCGTTGACCACGCTGGGGATTGCCGCGGTCCTCATCTTTGAATCCCTGAATTTCTTTGCAGAGGTTTCGATCATCGAGTTTCTGACCGAAACGCGATGGACTCCCCAGTTCACGGAGAAGCATTTCGGGATATGGCCTCTCCTGTCAGGCACTCTTCTCATCACAGTTATTGCGGCGCTTGTGGCGCTTCCGATCGGACTGATGAGCGCCATCTTTATTGCCGAATACGCTCCCTCGCGCGTACGAAAGGTGCTGAAGCCGGGCCTTGAGCTGCTTGCAGGCATACCGACCGTGGTGTACGGCTATTTCGCACTGACCTTCATGACGCCCCTGCTGCAGAACTTTATCCCGGGCCTCAATATCTACAATGCGCTCAGCGCGGGCATTGTGGTAGGCGTCATGATCATTCCCATGGTGTCTTCCTTGAGCGAAGATGCGATTCGTGCGGTGCCCCGTTCGCTTGCCGAGGGCGCCTATGCACTCGGCGCCACCCGGATCGAGGTGGTGTTACGGGTCATGGTTCCGGGCGCGATCAGTGGCATTATGGCGAGTTTTATTCTGGCGCTCAGCCGCGCTGTCGGCGAGACGATGATCGTAACACTGGCTGCCGGAGCTATGCCTAACCTTACGGCGAATCCCACGGAATCGGTGCAGACCATGACGGCTTTTATCGTAAATGTGAGTCTGGGAGACACGCCGCAGGGTACCGTCGAGTTCTACAGCCTCTTTGCTGTAGGTCTGGTGCTGTTTCTGATGACGCTTAGCATGAATTTTCTGGCCAACCTCATCATTCGTAAATATCGCGAACGGTACTGA